Genomic DNA from Solanum dulcamara chromosome 4, daSolDulc1.2, whole genome shotgun sequence:
GCAAATCTTTTGTCCAATTCAACACCAAAAACTCCAACTGAAACCTTCGAGGGTCGATAACTAAACCCAAATTCATCTTCAAACTTATAAACAAGGTAAGCTGCGTAGGATGTCTGTGGTGATAGAACCCCAGCTCTTATTGTGCCCTCAATATCAACCGACCAAAAACGTTTGAGCTTAGCCACCTCGGGAAACCTGATTTCACAATATGGGAAAACACAATTGTCATCTAAATGCGTATATATCTTCCGTGAAAAAGGATATTTCGTGTGACCCAATTTATTGGACACAGATTTTACTCGTGTTGCCTCTCACTGATTTGACAAAAAGTTCTTGGTGTACAggttaattttgaaaaattgtaAAGTTTTTTCATACTCTATATCACGTCAAATTatttcacataaattgggactgAGGTAATAACATATTTGAACTACGAATCAATCACTACACATAAAAGATATACattggataattttttttggcaAACCTGGATTCTGGTAGTGAAATCCATTTCCAATATTGTGGTCTATCAACCAATGGAATATTGAGATCCCTTGCACCTAGAAAGTAGCATTTCTTTCCAGTCAATTTTTCCAGTGAGAAACTCTGTTcaacaataacataaattaaGTAACAAATGCACAATCAATTATtcattcacttttacttgtctaatatttcaaaaatagattaaatcATTTTTCCTGTTTGTTCATTTATTACCTTGCGACCTGCATCAATCAACAGGGGATGATGACACAGGTACATATAGAGATTCTTCTTTGAAGGAAAATCAGGGAAGGGAGTCAGTGATGCAGACATGATTGACTGATAATCAGAGGGCAGAAATCTTTCCCAAATAGAATCAGACTCAGCAGCGGATTGAAATGATTTAGAAACTAAAGAAATGCGGCAAACATCGAGAGGGCTTGTTAAGGCCAAGATCTTCGCAAAACAATCTTCCGGTAGCATCGACAGACAAGGTAcatttctcttatatttacCATTCCAattcaaattctccattgaattttatTACTTTACTGTATTGCTTTTGATGTGTTGATAGTAATAAAGATAACTTACATTTTATAAGAAGAAAATAGAGAACCTTAGTGATCAACTATTGTTTAATAGTTACTAATTATGCATTCTAATTAGTAACTTCCATTCTAATTATGTGTCTTATTAAGTTGactgaaaataaaatttttaacttaAATGTCTTATTAAGTTGACTGAAGTTTAAAGTATCAGGAAAACTTTTAATTCTTTGATCTTAAATTTATTTCCATTTTATTATTAGTTCACACCTGATTCCACCAACTTAGGAATACTTTTTAACAAATTGGGTGGAGATACTTTCAACTTCAGTCAAATTAATAAGACACATAAAGAAAAACTTTAAACTTCAGTCAAAGATTTTAAAGATaatatgattatgcatgcatatcAAATTCTAATCTGCATAATTAGTAAGACATTAAACAATACTTGGTCACTAAGGTTCTCTTAATTCTTCCTATAAAATGGAAGTCATGTTTACTACTGTAACACATCAAAAAGCAATACAGTAAGGTAATAAAATGGAGAATTTGAATTGTAATGATAAATGTAAGAGAAGTACAGCTTGTCTGTTGATGCTATCGGCAGATTGTGCTGCATAGATCTTGGCCTTAACAAGCCCTTTTGATGTTTGCCGCATTTCCCTCGTCTCTAAAACACTTCAATCCACCGCAGAGTTCGATTCCGATTGGGGAAAATTTCTGCCCTCCGATTATCAGTCAAATCATTTCCGCATCACTGAGTCCCGCCCCTGATTTTCCTTCAAAGAAGAATCTCTATGTGTATCTGTGTCATCATCCCCTGTTGATTGATGCAGGTCGGAAGGTAATAAATCAACAAACAGGAAAAAATgatttaatctatttttgaaatactagacaagtaaaaatgaacgagtaattgattatgcattttTTACTTAATTTATGCTATTGTTGAACAGAGTTTCTCACTGGAAAAATCGACTGGAAAGAAATGCTACTTTCTAGATGGAAGGGATCTTAATATTCCATTGGT
This window encodes:
- the LOC129884547 gene encoding putative F-box protein PP2-B12, with translation MENLNWNGKYKRNVPCLSMLPEDCFAKILALTSPLDVCRISLVSKSFQSAAESDSIWERFLPSDYQSIMSASLTPFPDFPSKKNLYMYLCHHPLLIDAGRKSFSLEKLTGKKCYFLGARDLNIPLVDRPQYWKWISLPESRFPEVAKLKRFWSVDIEGTIRAGVLSPQTSYAAYLVYKFEDEFGFSYRPSKVSVGVFGVELDKRFAILVPEGEESIYSLPSDLENELKKVYEEAVLSNLPSDTEDNDTGLPVDIYLALQHLPLQLLPENVSNRLQLIMQRPKLRDDGWFEVELGEFYTENEDDRIEMNLEELKDCASLKTGLIVEGIEIRPRMG
- the LOC129887991 gene encoding F-box protein At2g02240-like, which codes for MFAAFPSSLKHFNPPQSSIPIGENFCPPIISQIISASLSPAPDFPSKKNLYVYLCHHPLLIDAGRKSFSLEKSTGKKCYFLDGRDLNIPLVNIPEYWEWTSLPESRFPEVAKLKHVWSLDIWA